The Candidatus Limnocylindrales bacterium genome includes the window CAAGATCCTCGTCTAAACAACCCTAAACCCCACCATGGCATGCTTTAGAGACTCCAAAGAGATAAAAAAGGAGAGACAAAATTCGTCACTTTTCCTTGTCATAACATCTATCTAAGTTCTTACCTTTTCAAACCGGATACCCTTTCACCGGAAAATATTACCTAAAGAAAATAACAGTAATTTAAAGGCTTAAGCCCTATAGAAGCAGTCTATTTATAACTATGACATTCTAAACTTCTCCGCGCCCCGTAAGAACTCCCCGTCTGATACTTTGTTTACTTAGTTTTGTGTAACTTTTAAACCGCTCCTCCCCCCCTAGCCCCCCAGTTCCCCCTCTGTAGGAGCGGGAGGCCTCCCGCCCCTACTGGGGGACAGGGGGTGAGGGGAGAGGGGGTTGGGGTGAGGGCCACTTAAATGTTAAACAAAACTAAGTAAACAATGTACTCATACATTGCAGTGTTCTAATACTAAATAAATAGGTCACATAACCTGCAGGGCGATCCCCCAGGATCACCCTTTAACAGGGCGGCTTTCCGGAGTTGTTCCTGGCGGTCATACCGGATTTTAACAGGAATAGGAATTAGCATATATATTGCATGCCCCTTTTATCAAGGATATCCATTTTCCCGAGGAACGATATAAAAGGTAAATAACTCCTGGTTTCTTGCAAGAACACCTTAAAACTTAGGATCATCTCGACAGGTTATTCGATCTGTTACGCCGAAGAAAGGAGTCCGTACTTATGAGGCCAGTTCAGCTTAAAAAGAACCAGTTGGGTTTTACTCTAATTGAATTACTGGTGGTAGTCACCATTATCGGTATTATTGCAACTATAGCCGTTCCGAATTTATTAAATGCCACTCAAAGGGCTCGACAACGTAGAACCATGGGAGACATGAAAACCATCGCCAATGCCATAGCCCAGTATCTTCAAGATAACAGTATTGTACCTCTGGGAGGTTCGATAGGAACTACTGTTACAACTCCAAATACCAGTCTTAACAACGTATTAATTCCCACTTATATAACGGCTATTCCAGACCGGGATGGCTGGGGTAATCCTTTTCGTTATATTGTATCGGCCAGAGATTCTTATACCCTTGAAAGTAGAGGGCGAGACGGGATTAATAACGTTAACGCAACAAGGAATGACCAAAATTGGGATCATGACCTCATGCTGAGTAATGGAATATTTATTGCCTCCCCGGACTCCGGTACCTAACCCATCGAAGGAAAAAGCAAACAGGCAAGCATGGATCTTTTTTACTTAGAGGGGGTACTTTATTTCGTTCCCAGGCTCTGCTTCAACGGTATTAAGTTAAGAGCAGGTAATAAGGTGGAAGGTTTTTTAGCTCCTTAGGGAGCATCCTGTTAAACAGGACGCTCTGAAGGGGCTTTAAGGCTATTTAGAATTTTGTAGCTATTAACAGGCCATTCCTGGCACCTATGTCCCTCACTCCCCTTCCCCCCTCTCCTGAAGCTTCAGGAGGGGGAGGAAGGGGAGTGAGGGAAGGTAACCTGCGATTCGATGTTTCTCACCGGATAGAGTTACCTTCCATTCTGTTCCATCAATTTAGCCACCAGCCCTGTCCAACCCGTCTGATGACTGGCTCCAATGCCTGCACCGTTATCTCCGTGAAAGTATTCATAAAACAAAACAAGATCCTGCCAGTATGGATCTTTTTGGAATTTTTCTGTACCTCCCTAAACAGGTCGGCGACCCTCAGGACCTCTGGCCGGAGTTATCGTTTTAATGTTTAACAAATGGAACCCCCTCCGCAGCCGGTGGGGTAGCACGTCCAATAAGACCTGCCAATACGATCATGGTTACCAGATAGGGAATCATACTGAGGAACTGATAGGGAACCTGGACGCCGGAGATTTGTAGCTTGATCTGAAGGGCATCAGCAAATCCAAATAGAAGGGCGCCCCCAAAGGCCCCCCCTGGATTCCATTTTCCAAAGATCATAGCTGCCAGGGCGATAAATCCTTTGCCTTCGGTCATCATATCATCAAAGTTACCCACCGTTTCCAGCGAGAACCAGGCCCCTCCAAGCCCTGCGAGGAAACCACCCACTATGACATTGATATATCGTATTTTGAAAACAGAGACTCCCAATGTATCGGCCGCCTGGGGATGCTCACCCACCGCACGGGTTCGTAACCCCCAACGGGTATAGAAGATAAGAACATGCAAGGTAGGAACCAGGATTAATAAGGCATATACCATGGGTTGATTACGGAAGAAGACTTGACCGATGAGAGGCAGGTCCGAGAGAACAGGAATCTGCCAGGCCGGAAAAACCGGGGGAGCTGGTAAAGGGCTATCCACAATAAAAGCCTTGCGAATAAATCCGGTAATTCCAATGGCCAGAATATTAAGGATCATCCCGCTGATAATTTGGTTTACTAAAAATCGAATGGAGAGTACGGCATGGAGGGCAGCCGTAAGGCCACCGGATAGGACGGCAATAATCAATCCCAACCAAATGTTTTGTGTATAAAGAGCTGCCACAAATCCTGTACATGCTGCAGTGAGCATCATCCCCTCAATAGCCACGTTTATCACTCCGGAGCGTTCGCAAAGGATACCTGCCAGAGCACCTAAACCGATCGGTGTGGCTAACCGCAAACTTTGTGCAAGCATCCCGATTACATCGATCTGTCGTCCCGCACCGGCCCAGATAAGTACAATAAACACCATGAGGAATGGTGCGATTCTCCGGGGCAGGAGCTGAAAAACCCTCCCTAATCTTTTCTCCAGCCGGAAGGAAAATGGGAGTGGGGCATACAAAATCCCCAGGATAATAGAAATCATTCCACACATCAGAAAGGTAAATTGGGTGGGGAGTTTTAGGGTTCCCAGGGTAGAGAAGCGCAAAGAGGAGGTCATATGGGGTGCCATAGCTGAAGCACTCCATAAGAGAAACACACCGAAGAGTAAATAAAACAGGCCCAAGTTAGAAAGCAAAAATCAAATTGTCAGTTGATTCGATATATCCAGCGCACAATTTGATTTGCTGCAATAAACATAATGACCAGAGCTTGTATTATACTGATCAGATCAATGGAGATTCCGGTTCGAACCTGCATCAGACCGGCCCCATTCCGGAGACCACCCCAAAGAAAGGCCGAAGGTATAATACCTATAGGGTTCGATTTGGCCAATAAAGCGACTGCGATGGCATCAAACCCATAGCCGGCAGAAAAAGCTGCCGGTAGGGTATGATTCAGCCCCAATACTTCCCCTACCCCGGCCAATCCGGCCATGGCCCCGGCCATGGCCATGGCCAGAACTATATTACCGCCTACATTCATCCCGGCATATCTGGCCGCGCCGGGATTGGCTCCGACCGTGCGAATCTCAAAACCCAGGGTCGTCTTGAATAATAACCAGTGGGTAAAAACAACAGCTGCCAGTGCCAGGAGAAAACCGGCATGCAATCGATAATCGGGTCCAAAAATTCTCGGTAGCTGGGCTGTCGGAAGAATGTAAGGCGTACGATCCATGCTGGCCGCAGGATCACGAAAGACATTTTTTACCAAATAATCCACCAGTTTGAGGGCAATATAATTCATCATGATGGTATTGATTACCTCATGGGCACCTAATTTGGCTTTAAGGAGACCCGGAATGGAACCCCAAACACCCCCACTTATAGCTCCAACAACCAGAGCTAAGGGTAAATGAAGCCAGGCAGGTAATCCCTGTACGGCATAACCCACAATCACGGAGGCCAGGGCTCCCATATAAAACTGCCCTTCCGCGCCGATATTAAACAAACCCCCTTGAAATCCTATGGCAACCGCAAGGCCTGTTAACAGGTAAGGAGTCGCAGCAACACACGTCTCGATAAGCGCACGCCGTGATCCAATCATTCCCTCAAACAAACCCCGATAGGCTTCAAGAAAGTTGACTCCACTTATTTCGATCAGGACGGCACCCAGGATTAATGCCGTACATACGGCCAGGATAGGGATGAGGATTTCTCTAAAGATCGGTACCATCTGCCTTCTACTTTTCATTTATTTATTTTATTCCAGCCATCCACAACCCTAAAACTTCTCGGGATGCCTCTTTCGCATCCACGGTAGCAAGGATATGACCTCGATACATTACGGCAATTCGATCCGAGAGGGATAAAATCTCATCCAAATCTACAGAAACCAGAAGGACCGCGCATCCTTGATCCCGCTTCCGTAGGATCTGCTTGTGAATAAATTCTATAGATCCAACATCCAGGCCGCGGGTAGGCTGGGCGGCAATCAGTAGGATAATCGATCGAGAGAATTCCCGGGCAACAACCATTTTCTGTTGATTACCGCCGGACAGATTCCCGGCTCTAATGAAAATGCTAGGGGTCCGAATATCAAACTCCGTAACCAGACGCATTGCATGTTCTTCAATAGCCGCCTGGTTCCTTACAATCCCTCGTGCAAAAGGTTTTTGGTAATAGATATTGAGAACCAGGTTATCGGTCAGGGGGTAGCTATCCACCATGCCATAGGTATGGCGATCTTCGGGAATATGGGCCACACCTTGTTCCAGGATTTTCCTCGGACCCGAATAGCCGGAGTGAATAAAGGGGGTCATATCAACTCCGTTTATGTGGATACTACCGGCGATTGTTTTTCGCAAACCGGTCAAGGCTTCAACTAACTCCGTCTGTCCATTACCTTGTACTCCAGCGATCCCCAGAATTTCGCCTGGATAAATATCCAGGGATACTCCTTTCACAGCGACAGAACCACGATCATCTGTCACCTGCAAATCCTGAACATGCAAGACAGGTTTTCGGTCGGATACTTCCCTCTGAAACTCCAGGGGTTTTTTCTCTACGGCCAGAATAACCTCACGTCCCACCATCATGGAAGCCAGTTGGGTTTCCGTAGTTTCCTTAGAGGTTGTCGTTCCCACCACCCGCCCATTGCGTAAGACGGTGATACGATGGGCCACATGGAAGACTTCCCTTAGTTTATGGGTAATAAAGATGATGGATTTGCCTTGCCGGGCCAGTGAACTTAGGGTACGGAATAAATTTTCAGATTCTTCTGGAGTCAGTACCGCCGTGGGCTCATCCAAAATCAGAATGTCCGCCCAAATCGAGCTTTTGGACTTAGATTCTCCGTTGGATTGTCGATAAAGGGCCTTAAGGATTTCCACTCGCTGACGAATACCTACGGGTAGATCCTGGATAAGAGCTTGAGGATCAACTTCCAGATGGTATTGCTCGGATAACTCCCGAATTCGATCTGCCGCCTGCTTCAAATCCAGAAACAAGCCTCCCCGCGTTACTTCATTTCCGAGAATTATATTTTCGGTAACGGTCATAACCGGTACCAGCATGAAGTGCTGGTGGACCATTCCGATACCATGGGCAATAGCATCCTTGGGACTCGTCAAATGGACTTTGGTTCCATTCAAGAAAATCTGACCCTCATCCGGCCTGTAGAGGCCATACAGGATATTCATCAAGGTTGTCTTACCGGAGCCGTTTTCACCCAAGAGGGCATGAATCTCTCCCTTCTCCAATCGGAAATCCACATGATCATTAGCCACCACCCCGGGGAATCGCTTTGTGATTCCCCGCATTTCCAATACCAAAGTCACTAAAGCCTATACCTTTTCAAGTTGAAAATGGTCCTTTTGGAGGGTTATGGCCAGCAACCCCAGGAGCGAAGCGATCTGTTGAAGCCAGAAGATAGCTTCGGTTCCCATCACTCCCTGTAAGGACAGTTCCGGTATCCCAAGATCAACTGGAAAAGGTATGAGAAGGTAAAAGGCCGAAGTAAAAACACTTTAATTTTTTCAGATCCTATTCCCGGTTTTTGTCTTGTGCCTTTCCCTCCTCGCCTTTTTCTAGACCCCTGTTTTAATCTTCCCCGCCTTTAACCCATCGGCAATTTCTCTGAGTCTGGCTTTTACCGTATCGGGAACGGCCGTCTCGGTTTCATGGAAGGGAGCCAATCCAATACCATCATTACCGGCATTGAATAGAGCCGTTCCTCCCTTAAAAGAGCCGTCAACAGCCGCTTTCACGGCACCATATACAGCATTGTCCACACGCTTCATGGCACTGGACAGTAATTTTTTAGCCCCGGGAGCTTCCCCTTTTTTGAAGGTGGTCATATACTCATCCTGATCCACGCCAATGACCCATACCCCTGCCTGGGCAGCACCCAGAATCGCCCCAGAGCCAGTTGTACCACCCCCACCGAAGATCACATCTGCACCTTCGTCGATCTGGGAAAGCGCAGCAGATTTACCCCGTGCCGGATCGGTAAAACTATCAATATAAACGGCCAGTACTTTACAGTCCGGGCAGACGTACTTTACCCCGGCTTCGTAACCTTTTCTAAATCGAACTACCGGCGGAATCTCCATTCCGAGGACGGCTCCCACAATTTTACTCTTGGTCATAAGACCTGCCAGCGAACCAGCCAGGAAGCCTGCTTGATCTTCTGCAAAGATAAGACCCAGAATATTAGGAACCGATGGGTCGTAGGCAAAATCTACAATGGCAAACTTCACATTGGGATATTTCTGGGCCATTTTCTTGGTCGCATCCCCAACCAGAAAACCCACCGTGATAATCATCTCATACCCTTCGGATATAAGCTGTTCAATGTTTTTTTCATAATCTGTAGGCTGGCGTGTTTCAATAAAAGCGCTTTTAAGACCAAACTCTTGAACGGCCCGCATCATGCCTTTATAGGCGGATTCATTGAAAGTACCATCATTTATCTTGCCTACATCGGTCACCAAACCCACTTTCGTTATATTGGCCGCAGAGACCTGTGATATACCCTGTCCCAGTAAAAGGATTAAGCCCAGTCCTACTAACTTAAGTAATTTTTTTCCCATCTTCGTTTCTCCTTTCTTACTATACTTTTGCATTTTCTCGTAAGCCATGGATTTTATTTATCCACGAAAGACTATGAGAGTACTGAAGTGTGGAAGTGAGGGGGGGGGTATAGGGAGATTTACCCTTATACCCCATACCCCCCACAACTCCTATACTCCCATACTCTTTGTGGTCCTCCCTGGAGGCATATTTAAAAACGGCAAAAGTATAGGATCTGTTAAAATAGGTTTTTCAGTAAAAAACCGTTCGCGTTCTATGTCTCGGTTTTATCCTCTTATAATAAGGTTGTTGTCCTCGATTCCAGAGAAGATAGTCTAATTTCATGGCCGTGACTTCCTGTCCCGATCTTTTTAGCTCTTGAACCAAAAGTTCCACGGCATGAACAGCACACGCCCGAATTTCGACTTCCTCGGGAGAACGAAAAGGAATCAACTCTTCGGCGTCAATCCGTACGGCTAATTCTTCAGTATAACGCAGAATACCATCCACCCGGAGAACATGGGGTACCAGATTATCCGCAAAGATGGTCAAGCGGTCCAAATCGTAAAATCGACCAGGTCCCTCCCCACCAAAGGCCAGGTGAAGATCTGCAGCCATCAACTGGGCCCGTTTATAGAACGGTACCATCCCCTCGCCATACGGTTCGATATCGTTAAAGTAGGGCATTTTAATCAGTAGCTGTATCAGTCGCTCCGCCGATGAATCCGCCGCTTCAACTAAACCAACAAAGCTTCCATCAAAATCCTCAAGCACATACCGACCGAGGTCATTCAAGGCCGTAGCAAAAAGCTGCATAAGCTCCCGCACCGGCTCGTTTTGAAGATCTTGATGGAATATTTTTGCACAATCTTCTAAGGTCAGCCGAACCAGTTCCTGCGGGGAAAGCGGCCCATGATTTTTATAGTAATCGTTGAGGGAAGAAGCAACAGTGAAGTATCCCGACATACCGGGGCGTTTACGTAAGTACGGAAAATAGCCGGATCCAAAGTTAATCGTATCCAGTGTCAAAAGGAAGGCAACCGTATCCTCTCCATGGCCTAAATAATGGCAATTTGCATCCAACTCTGGAGATTTAATTTGTTCTAAAGGTAGAGAAGCCGCATAGGATGGAATACGATCGTAGTGAATACGAACATGGGTTGCCTTCTCGGCCACGGTTTTGCAGGCAGTTCGGACCTTTTCTGTCAAACTCACTTCCATTCCTTTCTTTCAAAGGCGTAAAGAACGTCCCAGGCTACTACCTTCTTCACGCCTTTGCAAGCAATCCCGAAAATTAACGGGCGGTTCCTGGCTTTACGGTAGCTGCCAGCTTTTCCAGAGCATCTATCGCCTCAGCTTCAGGCAAGGAAGGGATCAGATGCAAAACCCGATTAACTCCTACTTCGGCATAACGGGCGTTGGAGTCAGGATTCGGATCGGCCCGATAAATGGTGATACTGATGGATTTCGGATCTCGACCTGCGGCCATAGCCAGACGATCCAACTCCCTACGTCCTTCGGCGACCTTTTCCAGGCTGATATAATTTCCTCGTGGTAGCCAGCCATCCCCCCATTCGATGACACGCTTAAAAACGTTGGCCGCTTCACCACCTAAAATAACAGGTGGATGGGGTTTTTGAACGGGTTTGGGATAACACCAGACCGGAGGAAATTTATAGTAAGATCCTTGATAAGAAGACTCATCCTGGGTCCACAGGGCTTTCATAGCGAGAACGGCATCTTTGGTCTGACGCCAGCGGTGTTCAAAATCCCCACCCATGATCTCGGTTTCTTCTTTCAACCAGCCGGCCCCTACTCCAAACAAAAACCGACCTTTAGATATCAAGTCCAGCGTT containing:
- a CDS encoding prepilin-type N-terminal cleavage/methylation domain-containing protein, with protein sequence MRPVQLKKNQLGFTLIELLVVVTIIGIIATIAVPNLLNATQRARQRRTMGDMKTIANAIAQYLQDNSIVPLGGSIGTTVTTPNTSLNNVLIPTYITAIPDRDGWGNPFRYIVSARDSYTLESRGRDGINNVNATRNDQNWDHDLMLSNGIFIASPDSGT
- a CDS encoding ABC transporter permease, translated to MAPHMTSSLRFSTLGTLKLPTQFTFLMCGMISIILGILYAPLPFSFRLEKRLGRVFQLLPRRIAPFLMVFIVLIWAGAGRQIDVIGMLAQSLRLATPIGLGALAGILCERSGVINVAIEGMMLTAACTGFVAALYTQNIWLGLIIAVLSGGLTAALHAVLSIRFLVNQIISGMILNILAIGITGFIRKAFIVDSPLPAPPVFPAWQIPVLSDLPLIGQVFFRNQPMVYALLILVPTLHVLIFYTRWGLRTRAVGEHPQAADTLGVSVFKIRYINVIVGGFLAGLGGAWFSLETVGNFDDMMTEGKGFIALAAMIFGKWNPGGAFGGALLFGFADALQIKLQISGVQVPYQFLSMIPYLVTMIVLAGLIGRATPPAAEGVPFVKH
- a CDS encoding ABC transporter permease, whose amino-acid sequence is MKSRRQMVPIFREILIPILAVCTALILGAVLIEISGVNFLEAYRGLFEGMIGSRRALIETCVAATPYLLTGLAVAIGFQGGLFNIGAEGQFYMGALASVIVGYAVQGLPAWLHLPLALVVGAISGGVWGSIPGLLKAKLGAHEVINTIMMNYIALKLVDYLVKNVFRDPAASMDRTPYILPTAQLPRIFGPDYRLHAGFLLALAAVVFTHWLLFKTTLGFEIRTVGANPGAARYAGMNVGGNIVLAMAMAGAMAGLAGVGEVLGLNHTLPAAFSAGYGFDAIAVALLAKSNPIGIIPSAFLWGGLRNGAGLMQVRTGISIDLISIIQALVIMFIAANQIVRWIYRIN
- a CDS encoding ABC transporter ATP-binding protein, with the protein product MTLVLEMRGITKRFPGVVANDHVDFRLEKGEIHALLGENGSGKTTLMNILYGLYRPDEGQIFLNGTKVHLTSPKDAIAHGIGMVHQHFMLVPVMTVTENIILGNEVTRGGLFLDLKQAADRIRELSEQYHLEVDPQALIQDLPVGIRQRVEILKALYRQSNGESKSKSSIWADILILDEPTAVLTPEESENLFRTLSSLARQGKSIIFITHKLREVFHVAHRITVLRNGRVVGTTTSKETTETQLASMMVGREVILAVEKKPLEFQREVSDRKPVLHVQDLQVTDDRGSVAVKGVSLDIYPGEILGIAGVQGNGQTELVEALTGLRKTIAGSIHINGVDMTPFIHSGYSGPRKILEQGVAHIPEDRHTYGMVDSYPLTDNLVLNIYYQKPFARGIVRNQAAIEEHAMRLVTEFDIRTPSIFIRAGNLSGGNQQKMVVAREFSRSIILLIAAQPTRGLDVGSIEFIHKQILRKRDQGCAVLLVSVDLDEILSLSDRIAVMYRGHILATVDAKEASREVLGLWMAGIK
- a CDS encoding BMP family ABC transporter substrate-binding protein; amino-acid sequence: MGKKLLKLVGLGLILLLGQGISQVSAANITKVGLVTDVGKINDGTFNESAYKGMMRAVQEFGLKSAFIETRQPTDYEKNIEQLISEGYEMIITVGFLVGDATKKMAQKYPNVKFAIVDFAYDPSVPNILGLIFAEDQAGFLAGSLAGLMTKSKIVGAVLGMEIPPVVRFRKGYEAGVKYVCPDCKVLAVYIDSFTDPARGKSAALSQIDEGADVIFGGGGTTGSGAILGAAQAGVWVIGVDQDEYMTTFKKGEAPGAKKLLSSAMKRVDNAVYGAVKAAVDGSFKGGTALFNAGNDGIGLAPFHETETAVPDTVKARLREIADGLKAGKIKTGV
- a CDS encoding queuosine salvage family protein; its protein translation is MTEKVRTACKTVAEKATHVRIHYDRIPSYAASLPLEQIKSPELDANCHYLGHGEDTVAFLLTLDTINFGSGYFPYLRKRPGMSGYFTVASSLNDYYKNHGPLSPQELVRLTLEDCAKIFHQDLQNEPVRELMQLFATALNDLGRYVLEDFDGSFVGLVEAADSSAERLIQLLIKMPYFNDIEPYGEGMVPFYKRAQLMAADLHLAFGGEGPGRFYDLDRLTIFADNLVPHVLRVDGILRYTEELAVRIDAEELIPFRSPEEVEIRACAVHAVELLVQELKRSGQEVTAMKLDYLLWNRGQQPYYKRIKPRHRTRTVFY
- a CDS encoding LLM class F420-dependent oxidoreductase: MDIGIIMFVTHKSIDIITLAQKAEALGFESLWIPEHPIIPVHMETRFPGSPDGKLPEFYKQLVDPFVALGAAAAATQKLKIATGICLVPERNPILLAKEVATLDLISKGRFLFGVGAGWLKEETEIMGGDFEHRWRQTKDAVLAMKALWTQDESSYQGSYYKFPPVWCYPKPVQKPHPPVILGGEAANVFKRVIEWGDGWLPRGNYISLEKVAEGRRELDRLAMAAGRDPKSISITIYRADPNPDSNARYAEVGVNRVLHLIPSLPEAEAIDALEKLAATVKPGTAR